One window from the genome of Eriocheir sinensis breed Jianghai 21 chromosome 15, ASM2467909v1, whole genome shotgun sequence encodes:
- the LOC126999070 gene encoding cuticle protein CP14.6-like has product MLAGTSTPPHFRQTDTKMNLFVLAFLAAVAAAAPQGYEDTSVEYPAILVDERQMADDASSYTFKIETQDGITRQESGSVLPGTGSEEGGIEQSGTVSFTLPDGQLFQLSYVADENGFQPESSFLPVAPEFPHEIPQFVLDQIAKAREEEKESPRQPSSNYASP; this is encoded by the exons ATGCTGGCCGgcacctccacaccaccacacttcagacaaacagacaccaaGATGAACCTG TTCGTGCTCGCTTTCCTCGCTGCCGTGGCCGCCGCAGCTCCTCAAGGCTATGAGGACACCTCCGTTGAGTATCCAGCTATCCTCGTTGACGAACGACAAATGGCTGACGACGCCTCGAGTTACACCTTCAAGATAGAGACCCAGGACGGCATCACGCGCCAGGAGTCAGGCTCAGTCCTGCCAGGCACTGGGTCTGAGGAGGGCGGCATTGAGCAGAGCGGGACAGTGTC GTTCACGCTTCCCGACGGTCAACTGTTCCAGTTGAGCTATGTGGCGGACGAGAATGGCTTCCAGCCTGAGTCCAGCTTCTTGCCTGTGGCTCCTGAATTCCCCCATGAAATTCCGCAGTTCGTCCTCGACCAGATTGCGAAGGCgcgtgaggaggaaaaggaatccCCTCGCCAGCCCTCCTCCAACTATGCCTCTCCCTAG